The genomic window gaataataatttatttttagaatttatataggctatatatttttttaattttagaatgttTACAACTGTACTAATACTGTCATAACAAACTATTTTAAATTCTTGGAAAAAtcaacagtaaaattaaaaaaaattataatttttttaataattaatagtattaaaaataagaaaatttttatgttaacaaGCGACAATGGGCAACACATTTGTTCTCTACTGGGACAGACTACATCACTTCTTCTCTAATTTCTGGGAATAGTTAACTTTACTTCTGCACAAATAACCACAACAGTGTCGAGAGTCTTCATTTTATTTTGCTGATTTGGCTTTCGATGGGTCATTTCAATCCAATAAGAAGTAGCGACatgaaattttggttttatgaCTAAAGGTGTTacataacaaacaaaaatattgtttctttCCAAGAAAAATGTTGATGGGTGTTCACTTAATAGTTTTTCCATCTGCTGTAGATATTTTAATGCTGATGTAATGTGGGAAATGCTTTtgcaacataaaataatattgctgtaaatttttccaaaaaaaaaaaaaattctgcatataGTAATGTCTTTTGGGAAATAAACAGAACGATTACTAAAGTTTaaggtcagttaggttaggtcaaataatttataatacttaaaGTCTCAAAATATTTCAATGTCTTAAAAAATGCCTTTTGATCCTCATTTTCACTTTTACACCTTAATAGATGTGAAGTGTATAGAATATTGTTTTATCAGATAGTCATTTTGAGATCACTTTTTATGTTGATTTATTCTAATGCcttgataaactttttttttatagcgcCTTTGAAGAAATGGGCGTACAATCTCTCAGGCTTCAATAAATATGGTAAGTTTTGTCTTTAGTAAACTTTTTTTGGCCTAAGCCACATTTTATTTTGCGATTTGAAATAGTAGCTTTGAGCTTTTATATATACAAATTGACTATATTTGAGCATAATTTGAACCTTTTAAAGTGTACAATGGTCTTAAGTTTGGTTGGTAACTTATAAAGAGAACAATTTTTCCAGGTAAACTATATATACATAGTTATTCTGAAAAGGGTATTTTTGAGTAGGCTACTATTAATTGTGCTGTGAAGGGGCATTGCGATATTGCAAAATGTTATCTTATAAACATGTTATTtgtgagtattttatttaattaatggcaCATTCAGCATGGAAAATGATTTTAACGTGTCATTTGTGTTGTGGGaacttggaaaaaaattgttgcgggttagaaaaaaattattcatataatATGAATTAATATAATGTGCTCATTAATCATTATTACATGTTTATTAGCTTATGTGTTTTTAGGTTTGatattaagtgttttaaatatttgtatatattgtttatttcatgtagttttttgttttctttatttgATATGTGTTGATGAATATGATATCATCAGAACCATTATATGTAGTGTAGGTCGTCAAAGTGATATCGTTAAACctatttaaatattctttttagtATTTTGATGGTTGTGAGAGAGGTTATGGGAATTTTATAtggcatattttatttaatatttcttaaatgaatggtgcaatacatatttttatttttgatgcatTTCAGTGTCTGCAAGAACACTACTAACTAATGATAGTGaccgaaaaaaataaattttttatgttttgtgtatttttactaTACATTACATTGTTAAATGTAGGGTTAGTTTTCAGTTAAGGGATGGTTTTGTGCTGATATATTAAAATCCTTGTGAAAATTCTCTTATTTTTTTGAAAGGATGGTATTTGCTTTTTGAAGTTTGccaaaataaatacatgaaatataTAAAAGTAGGCAGAACTATTACTGATGATTTAAGACTTTTTAATGGTTAATACTAGTGAGTGGTAAGTAGGCCAATGGTAATTAACATTtgattcataaaattattttctacataattATGATCACAATGAATGTGTAATTTAAAGTGCCCTCATTCATTTCTGTTGGCAACATTAAAGTGCATCCCTACTCTTCCCACCAGTTTCCACCCTCACACTTGTTGACAAGGTTAGCTACATTCGCTGACAGCCGTAGATTTGTGGAACATTAGTCCCGGAGTTTAGCAATTACCATTACACTTTACCTTATTAACTCAGGCATGCCTGTTGTAATTATGTATGTGATAATAGATTCCATTTAAGTTGTCGATGTGTTCTAGGACTGCATCGTGATGACGTTTTGTACGAGGACGCTGATGTGACGGAAGCGCTGAGGCGACTGCCGGAACGTCTCATCGACGAGCGGAACTTTCGTATCATGCGAGCCTTGCAGCTCTCGGCCCAGAAAACAATCCTGCCGAAAGACCAGTGGACTAAGTTTGAAGAGGTAATTTACTGCATAGCTAGTACTTAATTTCAGTATAGAATATTAAACAAACTTTACCTGACCTTGGTAGGTTTTAATACAAGACTTGTTAGAATGTTGTAAGCTGGAActtgtttattttcaaaattttgcttgAATATTAGTTTATTTGTGTGTTGGCCTCACGTTTTGTCAACAGAAAATTCTTTAGCAATGGAGAGACACAACCTAATGCAAGGATGTTGGAAGGAATTGGCCAGGGCCTATGGTAACGAACCAACCCAGCATTAGAATGCAATTATTATGGGAAAGTATGGAAAGCCAAACAAAGTGTGTGTGGTATATTGGTAAGGTTTATATACACTTGCGTGATCTTGTCGTCAAGTTGTTAACTTCAAGTGATCTTGTTAAGTTGTTAACCTAAAGTGCCATATGGAACTGGTGCTAAAATCACACTGAAATAATTGTGAAATGAAAGCGTTATAAtttatatggtaatttttttagttttgggcCATTCTGCAATACGCTCTGGTTTTAAATGTTCAATGATTATCTAATCAGGTCCTCCAAATAAGATAGTGCTTTTTTTCAAGTGCATATGTTTTAAATAGGTTGTTTATCACTCTTGCAAAATTTGCAGTTCTTGCAAATCATCTTCTTTTGACTTGCTCCAATGAAAGTCCTATAAAACTCCTGCTTTTTGTTCAAAGTTCCTGTTTTTGCAGTTGATtgtaataaataatgttattgagTTTACTTAAGTTAACATGTTGAAGCAAGGACAAAGTAAAGCAAATAagctgatttttaaaattaaactttgagATACTGATTTACGTGCTCTGCTGTTAGCAGTTATTTGTGAAACAATGTAACTTAAAATCCCCAATTTTGCATATGTCTGGAGAAATGTATACTTATTTTTACACAATTAGAAAGTACAGCAGTTTGTATAGTATGATTTTGTTTTGGACACTTAtgtatattttctattttgattaaaattaaggTGAAACTTTTGCTTGTCTTGTGAAATGTATTCTttaattagtaaacattttttgttttatagttaaataaatattaagttttaagtgTAGGGTGTATTTGGAGGTGACGATACCAATGGGGATTTAAATTTATAGCATAACACCTCTATGTGAGTTTTAAAAGGTAATGTCTCAATGGTATCCTCCTTGTGAATGAAATCTTCAAGTAGTGGAGGTTAGTGGGCAAAGCGCCCAAGGAGTGAAAGCAAGATGTACTGAATGTTTGTTAAGATTAATACAGTAGTAAGTAAATTGTGAGCGattgtttgtaaaagttatagATAATTCATTTTCTTATTGTCATTTTTTAATCACCTGCGAATTCGAACTGTCATCCACCCATCCATTCTTTGTACAATAATCAGTAATTGACAAggctgttttatcgcataatcgtctcatgatgtttttggtcccgctattagattccgagcgcttcgTGTAGGTAGCTTTTCCGTATAAGCaacgtattttaaagtagaaatgtaaaatttattcggacattaccaccacttacttatttaattaacggaaatacgaagttgtctgatgtgtaaattttcttttaaagactttttaaacgttataacctttatctgttcgtctgcgtcgctgcggtgtatcgcttataaaaatgtagccagaactagttggcatcattcatgtttggttatgttgctgcAGTATAGAGCACACACAAATAATTGAAAATCAATATCTCGCTGATTCATGCAATGCGCGCTGTCGAGTGCTGAGTTAACGACATTTGTAGCCCGCAccctttcgtggtgtgtactatgacgatagttACGTGTTAGTTCATGTAGTTACGTGTTAGTTcatgtcacagattcaagtggcttgcgttcaggttacaaattttgtttttctatttaaagttaacaaaaggtttttgtggcatgacttattaatataaattgtttggcgtgctcttgtacactgcactttttttttattaaataaacttactttccatgaatgggtttttgtttttatgaattttaccatacaaaaattttttttcccgcataaatgctgcacccctacttttcaaacttgattttagtataaaatgtgcaacaattatgcgataaaaaaatggtacaagaaataaaacgatATGCGTTAAGTTCTATATTATGGAAATTTATGTGGACCACCTGAATTTTTAAGAGGTAacctttttcaaaaaaaaagagtaaaccaTTAGGCTTCACGCCTCATTGATATTGTAGTCATTAGACACTAACTACTAAGGTTGATAAGATGAAAAGGGAGCACTGACAATGAATGGGTGGGAGGGAATGGTAGTACTCTGAGAAAACCCACTGGCTCACTGCAACATCAGCCATGTTTCCCAATCTAGAAAAGTCTTGTGTTCCCACCTGCTGGAAATCTAACCTAGATGGTCTTAGTGGGAGGCAAGTGATGTGACCTTTTGACCACCCTGttacaagttatatcatggaattaagaagCATTTTGCTAAAACTTAATTCAGAtcagaaaaaaaatctaatcttttaatgtttgatattcaaggaatgtcatttccgGACAACATTTTGTGTGAAAGTACATGggtcagaaaaaatatttaatttttctcgtgcatctcttattgaatcacttttagaCCACAAATGctagctaattttatttttattgttcggAATGCATCTTAgagcaatttattacaaattattttattgtaaaaatgtagcatataaattttactgcCATTTTGGTTAAGTATTCAAAACagcttttgtaaaaataaaaacattaacactgaaatcttctgttttaaaaatgaaattgcaccaaaaataaaaccataaaatcttttctgttattatatatagaaaaATGACCtagtgttgtaaaaaaaatggtgcaagaaaattttattaaaagatcCTGAAAATGGTCTTGAAATGGGTTCACCAGGTATATGTAATGCAAAAATGTTCCTGCAATTGTTTTTTAATGTCCTGTAAAACTGCTGCTTTTATTTGGCTAAAGTCTGGTAAACTGATCAAATTACTGTATGCGGTATTGCATAGTCAGATAATTTAATAGTATAGCTGGCAcaagtaaatatatttaacataaataatttcttaatgCACCATTTAATGTATTccgttacatatttattttgcaatattAGTGGTTTAGTGGTCTGTTAAACAcagacaaaatatattttaaagatttactTGTACACACACATCACCTTCCACAAAGACATACTAATTGTAGCGATACACAGgatagagagcgagagagagaaaaaaaaatgtattttgtgttttatcaagtgtaatgttttattttttcaggaTTCCAAATACCTTACACCCTACATTGAAGAAGTCAAGCGAGAACGGAAAGAACGAGAAGAGTGGCTCAAGAACCATTGAACATGCCTGTTTGTGAGGCAGTAGTGCAACATTGTGGTTTGTTTTGGTACTACAATCCTGTAGTGGTGATTGCctgtaaatatttgaaatattgttCATATGTTTTAGTGTGAATCCTGCAGATAAGCTACTAATAAAGTTTCttctatgttaaaattttttttatgtgatggGTAGACACATGTACACTTATCACATTTGCGATAACGTAAATGTTAATGCAAATTTAAGTGgtataaacttataatttttagataatactaAGAACGTTCTCCCAAAAGCTTAGAATACTGTGaatttgacatttaaaaatgAGTTAACATTGATTATATGATTGTTGGGATTCGAGAATTGCAAGGAAACATTGGTAAATTCCCAACTTGATTTTTTAGCTTTCCATTACTTGGGTTTTTAAAAACAGACATAGTGAAAAATTCATCATTTAAAGAGAGTACACACAGAATATTCCTAGTAAGTTTTCAGTAATTTCTTATAGGTTGGGTTCAACTTCAAGTTAGGGGAAAGGTATAAATTAGAAACCAAAAGATGCCATCTTCAATTTACCAAAATTTTGGTAGTATTTTGTTATTGAAATTAGTCCTCTTAAGGCATTCTCTTAAGCTGTGTGTTGTTCTCAACAAAGCTTAATTTTCAGTAATaaagtatgaaaaaaatattatggccTAAAAACTCTTTCAGTTCCTATCTCCCACTGAAAGAATTCTAACTAGTAGAATGGCTTGATCTTCTGTCATTTGTGTGTCACCATGAATCATGTTAATAGTTCATAATGTGTAAGATAGATTTTTCAGTGTGTGTGGTGAATTTTGAGAAATGTTATAGTTGTTTGTTccgtttgtacaaaatattttatagcttCAAGTTTTTAGATTGTACATCTAGTGAGTTTATTTTACatattcaaaaattttgttacaaaacaacTTGTACTCAAGCATACTATTCTTTTTATATTAGTGATTCATGaacaaatattataattcaaCCATTtccatattataattttttacatcaagTACTAACTCATTAAGAGACTAAACCATTTTAAACATCTTCAAATTTTATTCTGCTAACATTACGAGACATAAATTATAGGTAAATATAAGTAAAACAAGTTCTTGTTTTCTTGTTTGTACCAATGCTTGCACATGTCAATGAAACTTACACAGTTCAACAAATTTTGATCATGGTTTGAACTGAAATCAGGGAGGCGGAGTTAAATCGCCAGTTTCCAGTGGTATTTCGCCTCTCAGCAACCGCTTCTTCTCTGCGTAAATACGATATGCCACCTGAGAAACAGAAACCACCTTGGTGTTCTGTCCTGATGCCAGGATTCGTACGCCTCCTTAATATACTTAGAGTCCTTAACTTGTCTAATTTTATAAGGCCCCGTAAACATCCTTAAATTTCATGaagaatccttaaaaactccttaataaagactgattGCAAGTAATGgatagagacaagattatatggtgaattgcgataacacCGGAAAGCATGTCGAAACACTGCAAATGAAAGTAATACACCACcatatagcaccaaaatgcaagcTATATCATGGAAATCAATATCATTTctccaaaacttaattcaaatcataacaATAGTAA from Bacillus rossius redtenbacheri isolate Brsri chromosome 1, Brsri_v3, whole genome shotgun sequence includes these protein-coding regions:
- the LOC134528131 gene encoding cytochrome b-c1 complex subunit 7-like, producing the protein MAAARKSAGMLAPLKKWAYNLSGFNKYGLHRDDVLYEDADVTEALRRLPERLIDERNFRIMRALQLSAQKTILPKDQWTKFEEDSKYLTPYIEEVKRERKEREEWLKNH